The Halomicrobium zhouii region CGTCGATCTCGTCCAGCAACTCGTCGGCCTCCGCCCCGATGGTCTCGATGTGCCCCGAGAGCAGGCCCGCCTGCGTCCGACAGTAGTCGACGAATTCGTCGACCGTGAGGTCCGGGTCGTCCTCGTTCATGGTGAGTGATGGGGCTTCTCCGCGAAGTGGGTTGGGGGTTGGGGTAGGGGCCATAGGATGAAATCTGGTGTAGGCCCCGAAATTCACTGTTCGAAAATGCGGCCTGTTTCTCGTCTGCGGCCTCTGCCTCGAGACCGGAAGAACTGACCAGTGTCTACTCGGCCGGAATCCAGGGTGGATCGTACGTCCCCCGCCGGTCCATTCACTCGACTTGCTCTGTTTCCCTTCGACAGGGTGATCTCCGTATTATCGTCGTCCGGAATGTCCACCGTATCACCGACGATCTGCATCTCCTGCAGAAGCAACTCCGCGTCATCGAGTCCATCAAGCGAATCTCCCGTATCGCTGTCTATGAGTTCGTCAACAGGGACAACTGCATACCGTCCATCGACGCTTCCCTGATAGATGGTCTGGCGGTCGTATTCTCCACAACCGGCCATGATGGCTAACAATTCTCGTTTGTCGGTTTCGAACGTCACGAGTCGGCTCGTTTCTACCTGACCCATTCCAATTTAGCCGCAGAGTTGGGAAAGAAAGTTTGTTAGCCTAGAGTGGACTGGAAGTGAAAGTAAACGAGGCTGAAACCATTCCTCCTTATCAGTTCCAATTAGCAGCGGCTCTACAACTGGGTTCGGAATCTGCTTAGTAACCCGGGCAGCAGGACAGATCCATATCCAAATTTGGAGGTATTGGTAGCATGGGTGGTATGGGCGGCATGAAACGAAAGGTGATGGGGAAATTTGGCCGGTCTTAGAGGCCTCTTGGCAATCACAGTGTTACGGCCGTCGTAAATACGGCTATCATGGGCGGTCCAAAGGGGTGGGGCAGCATGGGCGGTATGGGTGAAGTTTATGTATCTCGTAGCGTTACCTACAAACGGGTAAAGCGGTGGTCCGATCGATACGATCGGAACCAACCGTGTTTCTACATTCCGAGGAGCCTTGCGATTATCCAGACAATCTCGACTGTCGTTCTCACCTGTTCAAGGATACTTGGAACGTCGGCTTGTTCTTCCTCGTTATCTTCCCCATCTGTTCCTGGGGAATCCTGATTCTCTGCCATAGCTGGTGCTCATCGTGTAGCCCGACAGAGGACCAAAGTGGGTAAAGCGGTGGCCCGATCGGGCTACATGACGTTCTTCGGCGGATAGGTTGAAAAGGGTTCTGTGGCGGGACACATATGGCCGAAATGTGTGATCGAGTTAATAGAAATCCGCTAAACTACAACGGATAGAGTGGGTCTGAATAGTGACCCCATGCAGTTACGCGTCGACAGAAACCGGTTCTCTATTTTGCACACGTCGATGGCCATGCCCGTGTGCACAATGACCCAGTTGAACTACTCCGATCACATGGAAGCAGGGGGAGATATATCGTCAGCAGGGAATTCCATAAATAACACGCCCATTGAGTTAGTCGAAAAACTAGGATCGTAGGGAGCGTGTGCACAAACATGAGGCTCCGAATGAACGACCGGCGCGAGCGGCGGTTCGAGAACCTGATGGACGCCACAGGCGAAGGAACGAAAAGCGGGGCGCTCGATGTGGCTGCAGACTACTACCTCAAAATGAGTGGTGACAATCCCGCGGTACCGAATGGTGCTGTTCCCGATCTCATGAAACAAGCCGTCGAGAAGGGAAGCCTGACGCCAAACGAGATCGTGGACATCCTCTATACTGACGAACTACCCGTTGAGTACAGCCACGAGTGGTCAACGGGGCGAGGCGAATAACCGCCTAAGTCTCTCTAGAGTTCACTCACCACTACAATCGAAGCTCCAGAATCAGATACCGCCGGCGAGGCCCAAGTATAGCATAATAGTAACGGCGACAAAGGCTACCAACTCTTTCCAGTTTGCTTCAGTGAAGGTTTTCAGCCTATAGATCCTCGGATAATCTCTGTTCTTGCGCCTACCTTTCCGCTTCAATTTCTTAATGCCAAGTAGTGGGTAATCTCGTATAACGGTGGATCCATTGAATTTCTCCCGTACACTGGATGTCTTGTTAGCTCTGAAGCAATATTATATGGATGGGGATACACGCTTCTTTGGTACGACTATGGCTATGAACCGATCCGAAGCAGTTCAAGAATTAATGAAGCGAAATTATGAGGTTGATCCCTTGCAATTTGAACATCTCTGTAAGTTAGTTATTGAGGAGATCGAAAGACCAGAAGGAATCGAAACAACTCGGCGTAGCAAGGATGGAGGGATTGATGTTCGAGGGTTTGTCGGTGGAAAGCTCTATAATGGTGAGTTTGGGGTTCAAGTGAAGCAATACGACAGTAAAGTTTCGTCGGGAGCCGTAAGAGGTCTTGCTGGGTCCCTTCAGAGCGGCGGATGTAGATTTGGGACGCTAATCACTACTTCTTCTTTTACATCGGATGCGATTGCAGAAGTAAATGATACTGACAGTTTCTCTCTAGAATTGATAGACGGTGAGGAGCTTGCCGAGCTGATGTTGGACAATGAACTTGGCGTTAAGCAGCAGCCTGGGGAGGATAGTGAGGAATACATTATCGATCCAGAATTTTGGGGCCGGTTCGAAAAATTCTCTGGAGATTTGATTCCTTCCTGGCAAGTCCCACAAGCAGACTCGGACTTCATTCTTGGATTAACGCTTACGGCGGTTAAAAATGGAGTCCGATATAAACCCGAAATTGCCGAATATTTAGCCCGGGAAACTGAGGACAATTGGACACCCCGTCAAGCAGATTATTATACTACGGCAGGGCAGATCTTGGGGTACTTGGAAGAAGGAAAATCCAATGAAGATAGTCTTGATATGCGTAGGTGGAGTCTTACAGAAGCAGGGGATGAATATGTCTCGCTTCGATCAACTGGAAAGGAAGAATTGGCCTCTGACCATCTTGCCCAACGCATTAGCAGGGTAGATATCATCGAAGAAATTGTATCTGAAGTGAAAGAAGAGTACAAAATCCCAAGATCAAGGGTAGAAGAAATCATTCGTGAAAATACTGAGGTGACAGGAACCACAGTACGGAGGCGAACTAGCACCGTTGGTAAATGGCTTGGTCGCCATCCAGATGTGAAACGAATGGAATCTGGGATGGTCTGGTTTGAATACTACAAGATGGATCTCACTGACTTCTAGAAGGTGTACTCAGTGAGATGGGTATCCCGCTCTCTCATTTCTATTGCGTTTGTTATGATCACTTCTTTGACTTCGCCGCGACTCTCTCCATCTGAATTTATCGATCTCTTTGCACCTACACGGCTCACACGGAAACCATCTTCATTGAATGCCTGATATATCTCTCCCACTGATGGGGCATTGGAGATGACGACATTGACCCCTTTGTCATTCAATTTCAAGGCTACGTCTCTTAACCGTTCCTGCTCTTCTTTGCCAAATGCTCCTGAACTATATTCCGAGAAGGTGGACGCTTCTCCATTCGGATCATATGGAGGGTCGCAATAAACTAGATCGCCTTCTTTAGCTTGGTCAATGATATAGGAGAAATCTTCATTATATATTTCCACTCCTTTGAGAGCCTTACTTGCTTTTTTGATTCGTGATTCTTGGACCCAATCTGGATTAGTATACGAACCACATGGTACGTTAAATTCTCCAGACTGGTTCTCTCTGTATAGGCCATTAAAACAAGTCCTGTTCAGATATAGTAACAAAGCAGCCTCTTCAACTTCATCGAAAGCGAGATCTCGCGGACGGCGGT contains the following coding sequences:
- a CDS encoding DNA adenine methylase — translated: MPKPILKWAGGKRQILAQIRGHFPPEEDINSYHEPFFGGGAIFFRETHKDTASINDVNTRLMNFYEIVRERPGELIEILSGFDHPESEPDTSRPYSKQSESGDKIDNYYYQQRELFNRRPRDLAFDEVEEAALLLYLNRTCFNGLYRENQSGEFNVPCGSYTNPDWVQESRIKKASKALKGVEIYNEDFSYIIDQAKEGDLVYCDPPYDPNGEASTFSEYSSGAFGKEEQERLRDVALKLNDKGVNVVISNAPSVGEIYQAFNEDGFRVSRVGAKRSINSDGESRGEVKEVIITNAIEMRERDTHLTEYTF
- a CDS encoding restriction endonuclease — translated: MNRSEAVQELMKRNYEVDPLQFEHLCKLVIEEIERPEGIETTRRSKDGGIDVRGFVGGKLYNGEFGVQVKQYDSKVSSGAVRGLAGSLQSGGCRFGTLITTSSFTSDAIAEVNDTDSFSLELIDGEELAELMLDNELGVKQQPGEDSEEYIIDPEFWGRFEKFSGDLIPSWQVPQADSDFILGLTLTAVKNGVRYKPEIAEYLARETEDNWTPRQADYYTTAGQILGYLEEGKSNEDSLDMRRWSLTEAGDEYVSLRSTGKEELASDHLAQRISRVDIIEEIVSEVKEEYKIPRSRVEEIIRENTEVTGTTVRRRTSTVGKWLGRHPDVKRMESGMVWFEYYKMDLTDF